From a single Lolium rigidum isolate FL_2022 chromosome 7, APGP_CSIRO_Lrig_0.1, whole genome shotgun sequence genomic region:
- the LOC124671129 gene encoding endoglucanase 13-like has protein sequence MAGDMTEELWRECLILWEAVETVERDAGSRDHISWKGVESGRVLHSASLRLTDPGTTGNLQRWWTETRKQVRRTDRKRFDSMVICMAWPLWKQWNARAFGDTRRQRNVDQMLQEIRDEFHLLETVLHAGASLQGAMKAMLFQELQGVSMKNEIAMARLTMASAAVALLLLAATSASASPMDYGGAFDKCLQFFEAQRSGKLPAERAVKWRGDSGLTDGYLQGVDLVGGYYDAGDHVKFGFPMAYAVTMLSWGVLEFEKEMVAADDLNRALDAIRWGTNYFLKAHTEPNVLWVQVGDGDSDHLCWERAEDMSTPRTAFKIDASHPGSEVAGETAAALAAASKAFRHYDSMYADLLLMHAKQLFSFADTFRGRYDDSLQCAKKFYPSASGYQDELLWAAVWLYEATGDETYLDYVVRNGEYLGGTGWAVREFSWDNKYAGIQVLLSKVLLAGGGGDYADTLKQFQAKAEFFVCACIQKNGGNNVKTTPGGLLYVADWNNMQYVSSSSFLLTVYADYLAESGDTLKCPDGEVKPAEILGFARSQADYVLGKNPLSMSYMVGHGDKFPSHVHHRGASIPSVSAVSDTVGCMAGFDAYYNSPGADPNVLHGALVGGPDFNDGFLDDRSNYQRAEPTLVAAAPMCGVFARLAAEPASSGGAGDSTTGYQPPASTSHEGGAPLEFVHTVTNSWTTNGVEHYRHAVTAKNTCGQPITYVKLHIKELTGAIYGVSATQAKEMYEFPSWLSRLEAGAKLDIVYIQEGGPPAKISVVDYKTG, from the exons ATGGCAGGAGATATGACAGAGGAGCTATGGAGGGAATGTCTGATTCTTTGGGAGGCAGTGGAAACTGTGGAGCGGGACGCTGGAAGCCGGGACCACATCTCCTGGAAAGGGGTGGAATCCGGAAG GGTCTTACACAGTGCGAGCTTACGGCTTACGGACCCAGGAACCACAGGAAACCTGCAGAGATGGTGGACGGAGACCCGCAAGCAAGTGAGGAGGACTGACAGGAAGCGCTTCGACTCCATGGTGATTTGCATGGCTTGGCCGCTCTGGAAGCAATGGAACGCGAGGGCTTTCGGGGACACAAGGAGGCAGAGGAATGTGGATCAAATGCTACAAGAGATTAGAGATGAATTCCATCT CCTGGAGACTGTTTTGCATGCTGGGGCGTCATTGCAAGGGGCCATGAAGGCCATGCTATTTCAGGAGCTGCAGGGCGTGTCGATG AAGAACGAGATAGCCATGGCGCGACTGACGATGgcatcggcggcggtggcgctgcTCCTCCTCGCTGCAACGTCGGCGTCAGCCTCGCCGATGGActacggcggcgcgttcgacaaGTGCCTCCAGTTCTTCGAGGCGCAGAGGTCCGGCAAGCTCCCCGCCGAGCGCGCCGTCAAGTGGCGCGGCGACTCCGGCCTCACCGACGGCTACTTGCAAGGG GTGGATCTTGTGGGCGGGTACTACGACGCCGGCGACCACGTGAAGTTCGGGTTCCCGATGGCGTACGCGGTGACCATGCTGTCGTGGGGCGTGCTGGAGTTCGAGAAGGAGATGGTGGCCGCCGACGACCTCAACCGCGCCCTCGACGCCATCCGCTGGGGCACCAACTACTTCCTCAAAGCCCATACCGAGCCCAACGTCCTCTGGGTCCAG GTgggcgacggggacagcgacCACCTGTGCTGGGAGCGCGCGGAGGACATGTCGACGCCGAGGACGGCGTTCAAGATCGACGCCAGCCACCCAGGctccgaggtcgccggcgagacgGCCGCAGCGCTCGCCGCAGCCTCCAAGGCATTCCGGCACTACGACTCCATGTACGCGGACCTGCTGCTCATGCACGCGAAGCAGCTCTTCTCCTTCGCCGACACGTTCAGGGGCAGGTACGACGACTCCCTTCAGTGCGCCAAGAAGTTCTACCCCTCCGCCTCCGGGTACCAGGACGAGCTTCTGTGGGCGGCGGTGTGGCTGTACGAGGCCACCGGCGACGAGACCTACCTCGACTACGTCGTCCGGAACGGGGAGTACCTGGGCGGGACCGGGTGGGCCGTGCGCGAGTTCTCCTGGGACAACAAGTACGCCGGCATCCAGGTGCTCCTCTCCAAGGTGCTCCTCGCAGGCGGTGGCGGCGACTACGCCGACACGCTCAAGCAGTTCCAGGCCAAGGCCGAGTTCTTCGTGTGCGCCTGCATCCAGAAGAACGGCGGCAACAACGTCAAGACCACCCCGGGGGGCCTCCTCTATGTCGCCGACTGGAACAACATGCAGTACGTGTCCTCCTCGTCCTTCCTCCTCACAGTCTACGCCGACTACCTCGCCGAGTCCGGCGACACGCTCAAGTGCCCTGACGGCGAGGTCAAGCCGGCCGAGATCCTCGGGTTTGCGAGGAGCCAGGCGGACTACGTCCTGGGAAAGAACCCGCTGTCGATGAGCTACATGGTGGGCCACGGCGACAAGTTCCCGTCGCACGTGCACCACCGCGGCGCCTCCATCCCGTCGGTCTCCGCCGTGAGCGACACTGTCGGGTGCATGGCCGGCTTCGACGCCTACTACAACAGCCCGGGCGCCGACCCCAACGTGCTCCACGGCGCGCTCGTCGGCGGGCCGGACTTCAACGACGGTTTCCTCGACGACCGCTCCAACTACCAGCGCGCCGAGCCCACCCTCGTCGCCGCGGCGCCCATGTGCGGCGTCTTCGCCCGCCTCGCTGCCGAACCCGCCTCTTCCGGCGGTGCCGGTGACAGCACCACTGGCTACCAGCCACCGGCGTCGACGTCGCACGAAGGAGGCGCGCCGCTGGAGTTCGTGCACACGGTGACCAACTCGTGGACGACCAACGGCGTGGAGCACTACCGGCACGCCGTGACGGCAAAGAACACGTGCGGGCAGCCCATCACGTACGTGAAACTGCACATCAAGGAGCTGACGGGTGCCATCTATGGTGTCTCCGCCACTCAGGCCAAGGAGATGTACGAGTTCCCGTCGTGGCTCAGCAGGCTCGAGGCCGGCGCCAAGCTCGACATCGTGTACATCCAGGAGGGCGGGCCCCCGGCAAAGATCTCCGTCGTCGACTACAAGACGGGCTGA